Proteins co-encoded in one Astyanax mexicanus isolate ESR-SI-001 chromosome 1, AstMex3_surface, whole genome shotgun sequence genomic window:
- the sgcb gene encoding beta-sarcoglycan: MASEQESSNGPVKKSMREKAIDRRTANKEHNSNFKAGYVPIEEERLHKTGLRGRKGNIAVCVIVLLFLLALINLIITLVIWTVIRIGPSGCDSMEFHESGLLRFKQKADMGVVHPLHKSTVGGRKDQDLVITGNNNPVVFQQGNTKLSVEKDKTSITSDLGVSFTDPRTQTTFFSTDFDNHEFHLPKQVKVLNVKKASTERITSNASSDLTIKGDGKAIIRGNEGVFIMGKTVEFRMGGDIELKAENNIILNGSVMFSPSRIPNTSLGSELYFDEGLERYKLCMCADGTLFRVQVKYSNMGCQTSNNPCGAAH; this comes from the exons ATGGCGTCGGAGCAG GAAAGCTCGAATGGGCCAGTGAAGAAGTCAATGCGGGAGAAGGCCATTGATAGAAGGACGGCTAATAAAGAACACAACAGTAACTTTAAGGCTGGATATGTTCCCATAGAAGAGGAGAGACTGCACAAGACAGGACTGAGGGGTCGAAAGGGCAATATTGCTGTGTGTGTTATTGTCCTGCTCTTCCTGCTCGCTCTCATCAACCTCATT ATAACTCTGGTGATATGGACAGTAATTCGAATAGGTCCCAGTGGCTGCGACAGCATGGAGTTTCATGAGAGTGGGCTGCTCCGTTTTAAGCAAAAGGCAGATATGGGGGTGGTCCACCCACTACACAAGAGCACTGTGGGAGGGAGGAAGGACCAGGACCTTGTCATAACTGGCAACAACAACCCA gtagTGTTCCAGCAGGGCAACACAAAGCTCAGTGTTGAGAAAGATAAGACATCCATCACCAGTGACTTAGGTGTTTCATTCACGGACCCACGCACCCAAACTACATTCTTTAGCACAGACTTTGACAACCACGAGTTCCACCTGCCCAAACAGGTCAAGGTCCTCAATGTAAAGAAAGCCTCCACAGAACGG ATCACTAGCAATGCATCGTCTGACCTGACAATCAAAGGAGACGGCAAGGCCATCATCAGAGGCAACGAAGGCGTCTTCATCATGGGAAAGACAGTAGAGTTCAGGATGGGTGGTGATATTGAGCTCAAGGCT GAGAACAACATTATCCTTAACGGCTCTGTGATGTTCAGTCCATCCCGTATTCCAAACACCTCCCTGGGAAGCGAGCTGTACTTCGACGAGGGTCTGGAGAGGTATaagctgtgtatgtgtgcagATGGGACCCTCTTCAGAGTTCAGGTCAAATATTCCAACATGGGCTGTCAAACCTCAAACAACCCCTGTGGAGCAGCTCACTGA